One Verrucomicrobiota bacterium DNA window includes the following coding sequences:
- a CDS encoding NAD(P)-dependent oxidoreductase yields MSQETTGKGKAKHNWSSVPRATPPKRSAVERAADFLEIYSTYDEATAREQASRCIQCPKPTCAEGCPLANRIPEWLALTAEGHFLEAAALSGSTSNMPEICSRVCPQERLCEGSCILNSRSEPVSIGAIERFLNEYAFEHDAIATTPATPNGFKAAVIGSGPGGMACADELAKLGYAVTVFESQMLPGGLLVNGIPAFKLEKTIVARRIEILRKRGVEFRLGVKVGWDLSLADLRREFDAVFLGIGAQQAKPLDVPGAELGGVYQALPFLIQKNVDFPMEIPPIEVRGRRVAVLGGGDTAMDCLRTAIRCGASEALCLYRRDLENMPGNRKEYANAIEEGAKFQFLIAPVALSGNGAGEVTQARCIRMELGAPDASGRRKPRAIAGSEFEVPAEVVLVAYGFDPVPFPPGSDLAQIAVNDWGAVKVDANQMTNVPGVFAGGDLVRGPSLVVHAVRDGRKAARAIHSYVSQQTKDINQIQVAEPLTNTS; encoded by the coding sequence ATGAGTCAGGAAACCACGGGCAAAGGCAAAGCCAAGCACAATTGGAGTTCCGTCCCGCGCGCGACGCCGCCCAAACGCTCGGCGGTCGAGCGGGCGGCTGATTTCCTGGAAATTTATTCCACCTACGACGAAGCGACGGCGCGCGAGCAGGCCAGCCGCTGCATCCAATGTCCCAAGCCAACCTGCGCCGAGGGTTGCCCATTGGCGAATCGCATTCCCGAATGGCTGGCCCTGACGGCGGAGGGACATTTTCTGGAGGCCGCCGCGCTCTCCGGCTCGACGAGCAACATGCCGGAAATCTGTTCGCGCGTCTGTCCGCAGGAACGCCTGTGCGAAGGCTCGTGCATTCTCAACAGCCGGAGCGAACCGGTTTCCATCGGTGCGATCGAGCGCTTCCTGAACGAGTACGCCTTCGAACACGACGCCATCGCGACCACACCCGCGACGCCGAACGGATTCAAAGCGGCGGTCATCGGCTCCGGGCCGGGCGGCATGGCCTGCGCCGATGAACTGGCCAAGCTGGGTTATGCGGTCACCGTTTTTGAATCGCAAATGCTTCCCGGCGGCTTGCTGGTCAATGGAATCCCGGCTTTCAAATTGGAGAAAACAATTGTGGCGCGGCGAATCGAGATTCTGCGCAAGCGCGGCGTGGAGTTTCGTCTCGGCGTGAAGGTGGGTTGGGATTTATCGTTGGCAGATTTGCGCCGCGAGTTTGACGCCGTCTTTTTAGGCATTGGCGCGCAGCAAGCCAAACCGCTTGATGTTCCTGGCGCGGAACTGGGCGGCGTCTATCAAGCCCTCCCATTCCTGATCCAAAAGAATGTTGATTTCCCGATGGAGATTCCGCCCATCGAAGTGCGAGGCCGGCGCGTCGCGGTTTTGGGCGGCGGCGACACGGCCATGGATTGTCTGCGCACGGCCATTCGGTGTGGCGCCAGCGAAGCCCTCTGTCTCTATCGTCGCGATTTGGAAAACATGCCGGGCAACCGCAAGGAATACGCCAACGCCATCGAGGAAGGAGCGAAGTTTCAATTCCTGATCGCGCCCGTCGCGCTCAGCGGCAACGGCGCGGGTGAGGTGACGCAGGCCCGGTGCATTCGCATGGAATTGGGCGCGCCCGACGCGAGTGGCCGTCGCAAGCCACGAGCGATAGCCGGCTCGGAATTCGAGGTGCCGGCGGAGGTTGTTTTGGTCGCCTACGGTTTTGATCCCGTGCCTTTTCCGCCTGGGAGCGATCTGGCACAGATCGCCGTCAACGACTGGGGAGCCGTGAAGGTGGACGCGAACCAGATGACGAATGTGCCGGGTGTTTTTGCGGGTGGCGACCTGGTGCGGGGTCCCAGTCTGGTGGTTCATGCCGTGCGGGATGGCCGGAAGGCGGCCCGCGCCATCCACAGCTATGTGTCGCAGCAAACCAAGGACATAAATCAGATTCAAGTGGCGGAGCCGTTAACCAACACGAGTTGA
- a CDS encoding redoxin domain-containing protein produces the protein MAIPVGSKAPDFTLKSKQASGLVDVKLSNNLGQKNTVLLFFPAAFTGVCTTELCEITAGLNAYTGMNAEVVGISVDTPFAQEAWAQKEKIGITLASDLNKEVIKKYDVVFPMLAGVGDTAARAAFVIDKNGVVQYSEQTPSPKDLPNFNKVKETLAKLK, from the coding sequence ATGGCAATTCCTGTCGGCTCCAAGGCTCCTGATTTTACTTTGAAATCCAAACAGGCTTCCGGTCTGGTGGACGTGAAGCTCAGCAATAATCTCGGCCAGAAGAACACCGTCCTGCTGTTCTTTCCGGCGGCGTTCACCGGAGTTTGCACCACCGAATTGTGCGAAATCACCGCCGGTTTGAATGCCTATACCGGCATGAACGCCGAGGTGGTCGGTATCAGCGTCGATACGCCGTTCGCGCAAGAGGCCTGGGCGCAGAAGGAAAAGATCGGCATCACGCTGGCCAGCGACCTCAACAAAGAGGTCATCAAGAAATATGACGTGGTGTTCCCGATGCTGGCCGGTGTGGGGGACACCGCGGCGCGCGCGGCGTTCGTCATCGACAAGAACGGCGTCGTCCAATACAGCGAGCAAACGCCGTCGCCGAAAGATTTGCCCAACTTCAACAAGGTCAAGGAGACGTTGGCGAAGTTGAAGTAA
- a CDS encoding trypsin-like serine protease, whose amino-acid sequence MRLGKIGLVALVGIFAATTLHPTASWSATIRDDQPDSNYLELANNLDYAPVGTFVAGISGSGTLIAPDWVLTAAHVLVAASSGTFTINGIAYTSTELYRNPGWNGNALNGYDFGLAHLSAMVTGVTPASLYTGSAEFGQTATFVGFGLTGTGLTGYQTLDNQKRAFQNVIDGDFGNPAILLGCDFDNPNSTADNAFGEATPLGLEGSVAPGDSGGGVFLTINSQIYLAGVISFVAATDGSANADYGDVNGFGRVSAFTPWILSTIPEPSASTLLAEAGCLLLLGRLCRHVNKSSGDNPR is encoded by the coding sequence ATGAGATTGGGCAAAATCGGATTGGTCGCGCTCGTCGGAATTTTTGCCGCGACGACGCTCCACCCGACCGCAAGCTGGAGCGCCACGATCCGCGATGACCAGCCCGACAGCAATTATCTCGAGCTTGCCAACAACCTGGATTACGCGCCGGTTGGAACATTCGTTGCGGGAATCAGCGGCAGCGGCACGCTCATCGCGCCGGACTGGGTGCTCACGGCCGCACACGTTCTGGTGGCCGCCAGTTCCGGGACTTTCACGATCAATGGGATTGCCTACACCTCGACCGAACTTTATCGAAATCCCGGTTGGAATGGCAATGCGCTCAACGGTTACGATTTTGGCCTGGCGCATCTCAGCGCCATGGTCACTGGTGTCACTCCGGCGTCGCTCTACACCGGGTCAGCGGAATTCGGGCAGACCGCAACATTCGTCGGATTCGGTCTCACGGGCACCGGCCTGACTGGCTACCAAACCCTCGATAACCAGAAGCGCGCATTTCAAAACGTCATCGACGGCGATTTCGGCAATCCAGCCATTTTGCTGGGCTGCGATTTCGACAACCCAAATTCGACAGCGGACAACGCGTTTGGCGAGGCAACTCCGCTGGGTCTTGAAGGCTCGGTGGCACCGGGCGACAGCGGTGGCGGTGTATTCCTCACGATCAACTCGCAAATCTACTTGGCCGGTGTGATCTCTTTCGTGGCGGCCACGGATGGCAGTGCCAATGCCGATTATGGCGACGTCAACGGCTTCGGGCGGGTCTCGGCCTTCACTCCGTGGATTCTCAGCACGATCCCCGAACCCTCGGCGTCCACGTTGCTGGCGGAAGCTGGTTGTCTCTTGCTGCTCGGACGGCTGTGTCGGCACGTGAATAAATCGTCCGGAGACAATCCCCGGTGA
- a CDS encoding HYR domain-containing protein, giving the protein MKTSLLPSQHQPDRKIICSQFVALRMLCRWIPQGLGWLIGCWLFFHPAFAGAQTTILSEGFEFAFPGVWTVGNTGSGATWRDVNATFGGEGTHSGNWKGYCAGTAYPFNSNEPNPTYTNNMAAYMETNLNLRVCQNRAILRFWSKIPSIESGFDAAKVFLDGTVIWSNSSPQVAWTEVALDLSAFIGDFHKLRFEFDSDFSNTAEGWYLDDISVTAYDTMPPSVTCPANIVVDTDPGQCSKSNVTFLATVTDNCPGVTVACIPPSGSTFPAGLTAVTCTATDAAGNTDQCSFTVIVRDEPFIMCPSNNVALACSNSARVDFAVFTSNQCAYAGACVVPDNGNGTADLPPPDCQYGVPNDALRIINGLPVGTTIEMPPVLKDFTCGTSVVSVCSFPPTPGVCMVPGGTLGGEKGCSGATLALKLIGTGTLGGFNRAINLPVDFETHIAPRTLGAPVQSFNTDLFRFFGQLTGDPDFDLLRITAGTDFGMPSPGHTTLTSQPGNKWAVDSFFDITYRIDFVGHPGGAVGGMSGSTTGTIRIWTGSGPPPIVTCTPPSGSDFPLGTNVVTCVASNVWGRTSSCEFFVTVLPDTRPPDMPCPSNIVVQTCSNSFPVEFFPIATNHCPNGPACAVSDNGTGTAALPPAGCQYIAPDDVMQIIDGLAPGTTIRMTPILKNFLCTTSGVDICSFASPTPGVCHEPGGSLGGEKECSDATLALDLNGTGTLAGYHRALNIAVGFETHTAPRTLGAPVQSFDTDMFRFFGQITGDPDFDLLRITAGTDFGLPSPGHTMLTRQPDGTWAVDSFFDITYRVDFVGAAGGPLAGRSGSTTGTIRMLTGAGLYPPVACSPPSGSPFPLGVTLVTCTASNQWGYTNCSFKVTVNLTRPMLNVARQSTNIVIRWPDVCTAFRLQSAPYLTPPIPWIDVTNTPAHVGSESQVIVSAVNSNRFFRLYSP; this is encoded by the coding sequence ATGAAAACATCGTTGCTCCCGTCGCAGCACCAACCGGATCGGAAGATCATTTGCTCACAATTTGTCGCCCTGCGCATGCTCTGCCGGTGGATTCCGCAGGGGCTGGGTTGGTTGATCGGGTGCTGGTTGTTTTTTCACCCGGCTTTTGCTGGCGCACAGACAACCATCTTGTCTGAAGGATTTGAATTCGCGTTTCCGGGCGTTTGGACGGTGGGCAACACCGGCAGTGGAGCGACCTGGCGGGATGTCAATGCGACGTTCGGCGGCGAGGGCACACACAGCGGTAATTGGAAAGGCTACTGCGCAGGCACAGCTTATCCCTTCAATAGCAACGAGCCGAATCCAACCTACACCAACAACATGGCCGCCTACATGGAGACCAATCTCAACCTGCGCGTCTGCCAAAACCGCGCCATCTTGCGATTCTGGTCGAAGATTCCCTCGATCGAGTCCGGCTTTGACGCGGCCAAGGTGTTCCTTGACGGCACTGTCATCTGGTCGAACAGCAGCCCGCAAGTCGCGTGGACGGAAGTGGCGTTGGACCTCAGTGCGTTTATCGGCGACTTCCACAAGCTGCGATTCGAGTTCGATTCGGATTTTTCCAATACGGCTGAAGGCTGGTACCTGGATGACATCAGCGTGACCGCCTACGACACGATGCCACCATCGGTGACGTGTCCGGCCAACATCGTCGTGGACACGGACCCCGGCCAATGCTCGAAGAGCAACGTGACTTTTCTCGCCACGGTCACCGATAATTGTCCCGGCGTGACGGTCGCGTGTATTCCGCCCAGCGGTTCGACCTTTCCGGCGGGCCTGACCGCGGTGACTTGCACGGCCACGGACGCCGCCGGCAATACTGATCAGTGCAGCTTCACCGTAATCGTCCGTGACGAGCCGTTCATCATGTGCCCGTCGAACAACGTCGCGCTGGCCTGCTCGAACAGCGCCCGCGTCGATTTCGCCGTCTTCACGAGCAACCAGTGTGCTTACGCCGGAGCGTGCGTCGTTCCTGACAACGGCAACGGCACGGCGGACCTCCCGCCGCCGGATTGCCAGTATGGGGTGCCGAATGACGCGCTGCGGATCATTAACGGGCTGCCGGTGGGAACGACGATCGAAATGCCGCCCGTCCTGAAGGATTTCACCTGCGGCACGAGCGTGGTCAGCGTGTGTTCGTTCCCGCCGACGCCGGGCGTGTGCATGGTGCCGGGCGGCACGCTGGGAGGCGAGAAGGGTTGCAGCGGCGCGACGTTGGCCCTCAAACTGATCGGCACGGGCACGCTGGGCGGATTTAATCGCGCCATCAATCTCCCCGTGGACTTTGAAACGCACATCGCCCCGCGCACGTTGGGCGCGCCGGTGCAGAGCTTCAACACGGACTTGTTCCGTTTCTTCGGTCAACTCACGGGCGACCCGGATTTTGATTTGTTGCGGATCACGGCCGGCACGGATTTCGGGATGCCCAGTCCCGGCCACACTACGTTGACCAGCCAACCCGGTAACAAGTGGGCGGTGGACAGCTTTTTTGACATCACGTACCGGATTGATTTTGTGGGCCATCCAGGTGGAGCGGTGGGAGGCATGTCAGGCTCGACGACGGGCACGATCCGGATTTGGACCGGGAGCGGGCCGCCGCCAATCGTGACGTGCACGCCGCCTTCCGGCAGCGACTTCCCATTGGGCACGAACGTGGTGACGTGCGTGGCGAGCAACGTGTGGGGACGGACGAGCAGTTGCGAGTTCTTCGTAACGGTGTTGCCGGACACGCGACCACCCGACATGCCGTGCCCGTCGAACATCGTGGTGCAGACCTGCTCGAATAGTTTCCCGGTCGAGTTCTTCCCGATCGCCACCAACCACTGCCCGAACGGTCCGGCCTGCGCTGTCTCCGACAACGGGACCGGCACCGCCGCCCTGCCCCCGGCGGGTTGCCAATATATCGCCCCGGATGATGTGATGCAGATCATTGACGGGCTGGCCCCCGGAACCACGATCAGGATGACGCCCATTCTCAAGAATTTCCTTTGCACCACGAGCGGGGTGGACATTTGTTCGTTCGCGTCCCCAACGCCGGGCGTGTGCCACGAACCGGGCGGCAGTCTGGGCGGCGAAAAGGAATGTAGCGATGCCACGCTGGCGCTCGACCTGAACGGCACGGGCACGCTCGCGGGTTACCATCGTGCGCTCAACATCGCCGTTGGTTTTGAAACTCATACCGCCCCGCGCACGCTGGGCGCGCCGGTGCAGAGTTTCGACACGGACATGTTCCGCTTCTTCGGTCAAATCACGGGCGACCCGGACTTTGATTTGTTGCGGATCACAGCTGGCACGGATTTCGGGTTGCCCAGTCCCGGGCACACCATGTTGACCCGGCAGCCGGACGGCACCTGGGCGGTGGACAGTTTCTTCGACATTACCTACCGGGTTGATTTTGTCGGCGCGGCGGGTGGACCGCTGGCGGGCAGATCCGGTTCGACGACTGGCACGATCCGCATGTTGACCGGGGCCGGGTTGTATCCGCCCGTGGCCTGCTCGCCGCCCTCGGGCAGCCCGTTTCCACTGGGCGTAACCCTCGTGACTTGCACCGCCAGCAACCAATGGGGCTATACCAATTGCTCCTTCAAGGTGACGGTGAACCTCACTAGGCCGATGCTGAACGTCGCGCGGCAATCCACCAACATCGTGATTCGCTGGCCGGATGTTTGCACGGCGTTCCGATTGCAATCCGCACCGTATCTGACGCCGCCCATACCGTGGATAGACGTGACCAACACCCCGGCGCACGTCGGGTCGGAGTCGCAGGTAATCGTATCCGCTGTGAACAGCAACAGATTCTTTCGCCTCTATTCACCTTAG
- a CDS encoding beta-lactamase family protein: MKTLILAVTLLVAIPLRAQLPTTSPKAAGFDPARLEVMHETVKRFVDERKHAGIITLLARDGKIVDFQTYGYRDLEKQLPMERDTICRVYSMSKIITCVATLMLFEDGQFNLDDPVANCLPELKEMKVWTGGTMDAPQTQALKRPITIKHLLTHTSGLIYDFAGDDELTKLWRSTDLWSGPGLTNFITKLAKLPLKHQPGDAYTYGVNMDVLGALIERVSGKTFGAFLEERLFRPLGMEDTGFDVPEAKMNRLAKTYKHGPNGKFVEDKPLIETWPEAGRGIEAGGAGIFSTAGDYARFAQMLCNGGTLDGKRILGRKTVELMTANHMKTLPNNQAAARQKGFGFGVEVTTELGQLSMPSSIGQFGWYGAATTYCQIDPKERIVAIAFAQHFPFNEHNFFAAFQTGYFQALK; encoded by the coding sequence ATGAAGACACTTATCCTTGCTGTCACGTTGCTCGTGGCAATTCCGCTCCGAGCACAATTGCCGACCACCTCGCCCAAGGCGGCGGGTTTTGATCCGGCGCGGCTGGAAGTCATGCACGAGACGGTGAAGCGATTTGTGGATGAGCGGAAGCACGCAGGCATCATCACGTTGCTGGCGCGCGACGGGAAGATCGTGGACTTCCAGACCTACGGCTATCGCGATTTGGAAAAGCAGTTGCCGATGGAGCGCGACACAATTTGCCGCGTGTATTCGATGTCGAAGATCATCACGTGCGTCGCCACGCTGATGTTGTTTGAGGATGGACAATTCAACCTGGACGATCCGGTCGCGAATTGCTTGCCGGAGTTGAAGGAGATGAAGGTTTGGACGGGTGGTACGATGGACGCCCCACAAACCCAGGCGCTCAAGCGGCCCATCACCATCAAACATCTGCTCACCCACACGAGCGGATTGATTTACGATTTCGCGGGCGACGACGAGTTGACGAAATTGTGGCGCAGCACGGACCTGTGGAGCGGGCCAGGGTTGACGAACTTTATCACGAAACTCGCCAAGCTGCCGCTCAAGCATCAGCCGGGCGACGCTTACACTTATGGGGTGAACATGGACGTGCTGGGGGCGTTGATCGAGCGGGTGTCGGGAAAAACATTCGGCGCGTTTCTGGAGGAACGGCTCTTTCGCCCGCTCGGCATGGAGGACACGGGCTTCGACGTACCGGAAGCCAAGATGAATCGTCTCGCGAAGACGTACAAGCACGGACCGAACGGGAAATTTGTAGAAGACAAACCGCTCATCGAGACGTGGCCGGAAGCGGGGCGCGGAATCGAAGCTGGCGGTGCGGGGATTTTTTCGACAGCCGGCGATTATGCGCGCTTCGCGCAAATGCTTTGCAATGGTGGCACCCTCGACGGCAAACGCATCCTTGGCCGGAAGACGGTCGAGTTGATGACCGCAAATCACATGAAGACGCTGCCGAACAATCAGGCGGCGGCGCGGCAGAAGGGTTTCGGTTTCGGCGTGGAGGTGACGACGGAGCTCGGTCAACTTTCGATGCCGTCTTCGATCGGTCAATTCGGCTGGTACGGTGCGGCGACAACGTATTGCCAGATCGATCCTAAGGAGAGGATTGTGGCCATCGCGTTTGCCCAACATTTCCCGTTCAACGAGCACAATTTCTTCGCGGCGTTTCAGACCGGGTATTTTCAAGCATTGAAATAA
- a CDS encoding phosphatase PAP2 family protein encodes MKRYTFVDHATQGYIAFVALLVLVFHGSRLSVWPWLVLAHALGVLLIHLLIQVEGKFPKNQLLEFFRQFYPIPLFVAFYRETELLNQMFYTGYWDAHFLKLEARLFGMQPGLEMLERFPARWLAELLYAAYFSYYLMVAGVGFVLWWRDRRQFAHFVSVVSFMFYVCYTIYIFVPVVGPRIVYAGLVQEPLPQDMVASIKLNAPASVQAAVFFRLMGWIYDHFEAAGAAFPSSHVAVALCTLYFSFQYLRRIRFVHLIAVILLCVATVYGRYHYVVDVVAGIALAAVLLPLGNWLYHKFGNGKRELSATADSVENCN; translated from the coding sequence ATGAAACGCTACACGTTTGTTGATCACGCAACCCAGGGTTACATCGCTTTCGTGGCGCTGCTCGTTTTGGTGTTTCACGGTTCGCGTCTGTCAGTCTGGCCGTGGTTGGTCTTGGCACACGCGCTTGGCGTCTTGTTGATCCACTTGTTGATCCAGGTTGAAGGCAAGTTTCCGAAGAACCAGCTCCTTGAATTTTTCCGTCAGTTTTATCCGATCCCGCTCTTCGTGGCTTTTTATCGCGAGACAGAGTTGTTGAACCAGATGTTCTACACGGGCTATTGGGATGCTCATTTCCTGAAGTTGGAAGCGCGGCTCTTTGGGATGCAGCCGGGGCTTGAAATGCTGGAGCGGTTTCCCGCACGTTGGCTGGCCGAGTTGCTTTATGCGGCGTATTTTTCCTACTACCTCATGGTGGCCGGCGTGGGATTCGTCCTGTGGTGGCGCGACCGGCGGCAGTTCGCGCATTTCGTTTCGGTCGTGTCATTCATGTTCTACGTCTGCTACACAATTTACATCTTCGTGCCGGTGGTCGGGCCGCGCATTGTTTATGCCGGTTTGGTTCAGGAGCCACTTCCGCAAGACATGGTTGCTTCCATCAAACTCAACGCCCCGGCATCCGTTCAAGCCGCCGTGTTTTTCAGGCTCATGGGTTGGATTTACGATCATTTCGAGGCGGCGGGGGCGGCGTTCCCCAGCAGCCATGTGGCGGTGGCGTTGTGCACGCTGTATTTCTCGTTCCAATATCTCCGGCGCATTCGCTTCGTGCATTTGATCGCGGTGATCCTGCTGTGCGTTGCGACCGTGTATGGCCGTTACCACTATGTGGTGGACGTCGTGGCTGGCATTGCCTTGGCGGCTGTGCTGTTGCCGCTTGGTAACTGGCTTTACCACAAGTTCGGCAATGGGAAACGGGAATTGAGCGCAACTGCCGATTCCGTGGAGAATTGCAACTGA
- a CDS encoding GNAT family N-acetyltransferase: MSQALQVIPLSRAARHVNRFLEVSYGIYRDDPHWVAPLLVDARKVFSDANPLFQHAEMQLWIATRDGRDVGRIAGIFDRNYNQSQQSRDAFFGFFECEHDAPTSRQLFAAVLDWARQLGAHRVLGPMNPTTNEECGLLVDGFDSPPQLMMTYNPPYYEDLIQAEGFTGAKNLLAFQIDVARCPLERLQRIARQTRRRNPEILFKPVRRRTLAADLDKIKEVYNAAWQRNWGFVPMTGAEIDFLAARLKPLLVEGLVWLAEKPGEPVGFMLALPDYNEVIKPLRGRLCTPKILGLLPYVLGYKLPTRCRVVILGVKEEYRNRGIEAVMLAEGLATGRRLGIKEAEASWVLEDNLPMRRLLEPFGGRVYKTYRIYERAV; the protein is encoded by the coding sequence ATGAGCCAAGCACTCCAAGTCATACCCCTCTCGCGTGCGGCGCGCCACGTCAACCGCTTCCTCGAAGTCAGCTACGGCATCTATCGCGACGACCCGCACTGGGTCGCGCCCTTGCTCGTGGACGCGCGCAAAGTTTTTTCAGACGCCAATCCGCTGTTTCAACACGCCGAGATGCAACTCTGGATTGCGACGCGCGATGGCCGCGATGTGGGGCGCATCGCCGGCATCTTCGACCGGAATTACAACCAGTCGCAACAGAGCCGCGATGCTTTCTTCGGGTTTTTCGAGTGCGAGCATGATGCGCCGACGAGCCGGCAATTGTTTGCCGCGGTCTTGGATTGGGCGCGACAATTGGGCGCGCATCGCGTGCTCGGGCCGATGAACCCCACGACCAACGAGGAGTGTGGATTGCTGGTGGACGGCTTCGATTCTCCGCCGCAGTTGATGATGACCTACAACCCACCTTACTACGAGGATCTGATCCAAGCGGAAGGTTTCACGGGCGCAAAAAATTTGCTGGCGTTCCAAATTGATGTGGCGAGGTGCCCGCTCGAACGATTACAGCGCATTGCCCGCCAGACGCGCCGGCGGAATCCTGAAATACTTTTCAAACCCGTGCGCCGCCGGACCCTCGCTGCCGATCTCGACAAGATCAAGGAAGTCTATAACGCCGCGTGGCAAAGGAACTGGGGATTTGTTCCAATGACCGGAGCGGAGATTGATTTTCTGGCGGCGCGACTCAAACCGCTGCTGGTGGAAGGCCTGGTCTGGCTTGCGGAGAAACCGGGCGAGCCGGTCGGATTCATGCTGGCCCTGCCGGATTACAACGAGGTCATTAAGCCACTGCGCGGCCGGTTGTGCACTCCAAAAATTTTGGGTCTGCTCCCTTACGTTCTCGGCTACAAGCTTCCCACCCGCTGTCGAGTGGTCATTCTGGGTGTGAAGGAGGAATATCGCAACCGTGGCATTGAAGCCGTGATGCTGGCGGAAGGTCTGGCAACCGGGCGGCGACTCGGAATCAAGGAGGCCGAAGCTTCCTGGGTGCTGGAGGACAATCTGCCGATGCGCCGGTTGCTCGAACCGTTCGGCGGAAGAGTTTACAAGACCTACCGTATTTACGAGCGAGCGGTGTGA
- a CDS encoding MFS transporter: protein MSQLAPNPEVLDRAIRRAKWRLIPFMLLMYLLCYLDRANIGFAKQSFQAATGVSDAAFAFGAGAFFITYALFEIPSNLILHRVGARRWMARIMVSWGLISAAMIFAKSDTSFSVLRLLLGAAEAGFFPGSILFLTYWFPAQARGQIMAIFYFGAPLALMFGGPLSGMLLDFGSRFGVQGWQLMFAVEGLLASLVGVWAFFYLTDRPAKASWMPQDERDALTQAIDAEEQVKQARGTVTLGAVFRNPRLLHFVAIYFLIQISGYGVAFYLPTQVSALMGENVGLRVGFVTAIPWAFAIIAGSFWPALAMRTGYRRTFAFLSLTGIAVGLSLSANLPPALAIAALCLVTAGIITAQPIFWTFPTAYFGGIGAAAGIATINALGNIGGFVAPPVKTWLEHRFSSTTMGLYFLGFAGFLAALLVTRLRSSDVTQMKEE from the coding sequence ATGTCCCAACTCGCGCCCAACCCGGAGGTTCTCGACCGCGCCATCCGTCGGGCGAAATGGAGGCTCATCCCGTTCATGTTGTTGATGTATCTGCTGTGTTACCTGGACCGGGCGAACATCGGTTTTGCCAAGCAGTCATTCCAGGCTGCGACCGGCGTGAGTGACGCGGCGTTCGCTTTTGGCGCCGGCGCCTTTTTCATCACCTACGCTTTGTTCGAAATCCCCAGCAACCTCATCCTGCATCGCGTCGGCGCGCGCCGATGGATGGCGCGCATCATGGTGAGTTGGGGCCTGATTTCCGCAGCGATGATCTTCGCGAAGAGCGACACGTCCTTTTCGGTGCTGCGTCTGTTACTGGGTGCGGCCGAGGCTGGATTCTTTCCAGGCTCAATCCTATTCCTGACGTATTGGTTCCCCGCGCAAGCGCGCGGACAGATCATGGCCATTTTTTATTTCGGCGCGCCGCTGGCTCTGATGTTTGGCGGGCCGCTCTCGGGAATGCTGCTGGACTTTGGCAGCCGATTCGGCGTGCAAGGCTGGCAACTGATGTTCGCGGTGGAAGGATTGCTGGCCAGCCTGGTTGGTGTCTGGGCTTTTTTTTACCTGACGGATCGTCCGGCAAAGGCGTCCTGGATGCCGCAGGATGAGCGCGATGCCTTGACGCAGGCGATTGACGCCGAGGAGCAAGTAAAGCAGGCTCGCGGCACCGTGACCCTTGGTGCGGTGTTCCGGAATCCGCGATTGCTGCACTTCGTCGCCATCTACTTTCTCATCCAGATCAGCGGCTACGGCGTGGCTTTCTACCTGCCAACCCAAGTCAGCGCGCTGATGGGTGAGAATGTCGGGCTGCGGGTCGGTTTCGTGACCGCCATCCCCTGGGCTTTTGCGATTATTGCCGGCTCGTTCTGGCCGGCACTGGCGATGCGGACTGGCTATCGTCGCACCTTTGCATTCCTCTCACTCACTGGCATCGCTGTCGGATTGAGCCTGTCTGCCAACCTGCCACCGGCACTGGCGATTGCGGCGCTGTGCCTGGTGACGGCCGGCATCATTACCGCACAACCGATCTTCTGGACGTTCCCCACCGCATATTTTGGCGGTATCGGCGCGGCGGCCGGGATTGCCACGATCAACGCGTTGGGAAACATCGGCGGCTTCGTGGCTCCGCCCGTCAAGACGTGGCTCGAACACAGATTTAGTTCGACGACGATGGGCCTTTACTTCCTTGGATTCGCAGGATTCTTGGCGGCGCTGCTGGTTACGCGACTGCGGAGCAGCGATGTGACCCAAATGAAAGAGGAATGA